From a region of the Panicum virgatum strain AP13 chromosome 2K, P.virgatum_v5, whole genome shotgun sequence genome:
- the LOC120683379 gene encoding 3-hydroxy-3-methylglutaryl-coenzyme A reductase 3-like, with product MAMEVSRRVPPPHGGAAPAGRQPRRRAAAGGEGERERVRVQAGDALPLPIRHTNLFFSALFAASLAYLMRRWREKIRASTPLHVVSLAEIFAICGLVASLIYLLSFFGIAFVQSVVSNSDDEEDYLIDARHEPSPAPAPAPCALLGNPAAAPEKMPEEDEEIVAAVVAGKIPSYVLETSLGDCRRAAGIRREALRRITGRDMDGLPLDGFDYASILGQCCELPVGYVQLPVGVAGPLLLDGRRLYVPMATTEGCLVASTNRGFKAIAESGGASSVVLKDGMTRAPAVRFPSARRAAELKGFLENPANFDTLATVFNRSSRFGRLQGVKCAMAGRNLYMRFTCSTGDAMGMNMVSKGVQNVLDYLQDDFPDMDVISISGNFCSDKKSAAINWIEGRGKSVVCEAVIKEDVVKKVLKTNVQALVELNVIKNLAGSAVAGALGGFNAHASNIVTAIFIATGQDPAQNVESSQCMTMLEAINDGKDLHISVTMPSIEVGTVGGGTQLVSQSACLDLLGVKGANRESPGSNARLLATVVAGAVLAGELSLISAQAAGHLVQSHMKYNRSSRDMSKAAEEADGPKKC from the exons ATGGCCATGGAGGTCAGCCGCagagtcccgccgccgcacgggggggcggctcccgcggggcgccagccgcggcgccgggcggcggccgggggcgagggggagcgggagcgggtgCGGGTGCAGGCCGGGGACGCGCTGCCGCTCCCGATCCGGCACACGAACCTCTTCTTCTCGGCCCTCTTCGCCGCCTCGCTCGCGTACCTGATGCGGCGCTGGAGGGAGAAGATCCGcgcctccacgccgctccacgTCGTCTCCCTCGCCGAGATCTTCGCCATCTGCGGCCTCGTCGCATCTCTCATCTACCTACTGAGTTTCTTCGGGATCGCGTTCGTCCAGTCCGTCGTCTCCAAcagcgacgacgaggaggactaCCTCATCGACGCCCGCCACGAGCCGtcgccggccccggccccggccccgtgcGCGCTGCTGGggaaccccgccgccgcgccggagaaaatgccggaggaggacgaggagatcGTGGCCGCGGTCGTGGCCGGGAAGATCCCGTCCTACGTGCTGGAGACCAGCCTGGGGgactgccgccgcgccgccgggatcCGGCGGGAGGCGCTGCGGCGGATCACGGGGAGGGACATGGACGGCCTCCCGCTCGACGGGTTCGACTACGCGTCCATCCTCGGCCAGTGCTGCGAGCTGCCGGTGGGCTACGTGCAGCTGCCCGTGGGCGTCGCTGGCCCGCTCCTGCTCGACGGCCGCCGCCTCTACGTCCCCATGGCGACCACCGAGGGCTGCCTCGTCGCCAGCACCAACCGAGGGTTCAAGGCCATTGCCGAATCCGGCGGCGCCTCCAGCGTCGTGCTCAAGGACGGGATGACGCGAGCACCGGCCGTCCGGTTCCCGtctgcccgccgcgccgctgagCTCAAGGGATTCTTGGAGAATCCCGCCAACTTCGACACCCTGGCTACAGTGTTTAACAG GTCGAGCAGATTTGGCAGACTGCAGGGAGTGAAGTGCGCGATGGCAGGGAGGAACCTTTACATGAGGTTCACCTGCAGCACAGGGGATGCCATGGGGATGAACATGGTCTCCAAAGGCGTCCAGAATGTGCTGGACTACCTCCAGGATGACTTCCCTGATATGGATGTCATCAGCATATCAG GTAACTTCTGTTCTGACAAGAAGTCAGCTGCTATAAACTGGATTGAAGGGCGTGGAAAGTCTGTGGTTTGTGAGGCAGTAATCAAGGAAGATGTTGTGAAAAAGGTTCTCAAGACTAACGTTCAGGCACTAGTAGAATTGAACGTGATCAAGAACCTTGCTGGCTCAGCTGTTGCTGGAGCTCTTGGGGGTTTCAATGCCCATGCAAGCAACATTGTGACAGCCATCTTCATTGCAACTGGTCAGGACCCTGCACAGAATGTGGAGAGTTCCCAGTGCATGACAATGTTGGAAGCTATAAATGATGGCAAAGATCTCCACATCTCTGTTACCATGCCGTCTATTGAG GTGGGCACGGTTGGAGGCGGCACGCAGCTggtctcacagtctgcctgcttGGACCTACTCGGCGTCAAAGGCGCGAACAGGGAATCCCCGGGGTCGAACGCGAGGCTCCTGGCCACGGTGGTTGCTGGTGCGGTCCTCGCTGGGGAGCTGTCCCTCATCTCTGCTCAAGCCGCTGGCCATCTGGTCCAGAGCCACATGAAATACAACAGATCCAGCAGAGACATGTCCAAGGCTGCAGAGGAAGCAGACGGACCCAAAAAATGCTGA